One region of Flavobacterium sp. KACC 22763 genomic DNA includes:
- a CDS encoding SusD/RagB family nutrient-binding outer membrane lipoprotein gives MRIIKTIFFAGAILCTIASCDNLDNMNQDKKGYETAVPAALMTSAQVNYAYFLTNASVNSNNFRAYVQHWSTSTYTDEANYNQAKRNLGSNHAVLLYRDVLQDLSNAQKQIKEIKALGPVEEAVQKNQLAILEVQIVMTYQTLVDLFGNVAYTEALDIKKFPLPKYDDAKTIYLDLASRLDVAIANLDTANASFDKKADLVFQGNVAKWKVLANSVKLKMGLHLADVDPARAKAMVESAYSSGVMSKEADTALFQYYSSVIDMNPLYDSLVNSSQINIAEFFVNELNAKEDPRRDIFFDPASKINGKYKGAPYAQLVKYVDYSNTGLRLRKETNPGVIFDYTETCFLLADAASRGFSVGADAATYYAKGIEASMKFWGVSDANIQTYLARPDVAFATATGTDKQKIAYQLWIAYYNRGFEAWTEYRRLDYPILVAPPTAVQEANGKVPVRNIYSTSDKTLNAANYEAASTAIGGDLMTTKIFWDKF, from the coding sequence ATGAGAATTATAAAAACAATATTTTTTGCTGGAGCTATTCTATGTACAATAGCTTCATGCGATAACCTGGACAATATGAATCAGGACAAAAAAGGTTATGAAACAGCGGTACCCGCAGCATTAATGACTAGTGCTCAAGTAAATTATGCTTATTTCTTGACTAATGCTTCTGTTAATTCGAACAATTTCAGAGCTTATGTTCAACATTGGTCGACTTCGACTTATACAGATGAAGCTAATTACAATCAGGCAAAAAGAAATCTAGGAAGCAATCATGCTGTATTGCTTTATAGAGATGTATTACAGGATTTATCAAATGCGCAAAAACAAATCAAAGAAATAAAAGCATTAGGTCCAGTAGAAGAAGCGGTGCAAAAAAATCAGTTGGCAATTCTTGAGGTACAAATTGTAATGACGTATCAGACATTGGTTGATTTGTTTGGAAATGTAGCGTATACCGAAGCTTTAGATATTAAAAAGTTCCCTCTTCCAAAATATGACGATGCTAAAACAATCTATTTGGATTTAGCTTCCCGTTTGGATGTAGCTATTGCAAATTTAGATACCGCAAACGCAAGTTTTGATAAAAAAGCAGATTTAGTTTTTCAAGGAAATGTTGCTAAATGGAAAGTATTGGCAAATAGCGTAAAACTAAAAATGGGTTTGCATCTTGCTGATGTCGATCCTGCAAGAGCAAAAGCTATGGTAGAAAGCGCTTATAGTTCTGGGGTAATGAGCAAAGAGGCAGATACGGCTTTGTTTCAGTATTATTCGTCAGTAATAGATATGAATCCGTTATATGATAGTTTGGTAAATAGTAGCCAAATTAACATAGCAGAGTTTTTTGTTAATGAATTAAATGCAAAAGAAGATCCAAGACGTGATATTTTCTTTGATCCGGCTTCAAAAATAAACGGTAAATACAAAGGTGCTCCATATGCTCAGCTAGTTAAATATGTAGATTATTCAAATACAGGACTCAGGTTGAGAAAGGAAACAAATCCAGGAGTTATATTCGATTATACAGAAACCTGTTTTTTACTGGCAGATGCGGCAAGCCGAGGCTTTAGTGTAGGGGCTGATGCTGCAACCTATTATGCAAAAGGAATAGAAGCTAGCATGAAATTTTGGGGAGTTTCTGATGCGAATATCCAAACTTATTTAGCACGTCCTGATGTTGCTTTTGCTACAGCAACAGGAACAGACAAGCAAAAAATTGCCTACCAGCTTTGGATCGCTTACTACAATCGTGGTTTTGAAGCTTGGACTGAATACAGAAGGTTAGATTATCCTATACTGGTAGCGCCTCCAACAGCGGTGCAAGAAGCAAATGGTAAAGTTCCAGTTAGAAATATTTATTCCACATCAGATAAAACGTTGAATGCAGCTAATTATGAAGCAGCTTCAACAGCAATAGGGGGAGATTTAATGACAACGAAGATTTTTTGGGACAAATTTTAA
- a CDS encoding SusC/RagA family TonB-linked outer membrane protein, translating into MKFKINVRKIAVLFFVLLTKLTFAQDRVVSGIVSDENGIPLPGVGILVKGTQTGSQTDFDGKYSIKADANAVLVFSFIGMQTKEVPARSNSVNVKMSAGSTQLQEIVVTALGLKREKKSLGYATQEINGDQLTKINTGNVSNNISGKIAGVQIRRNNNIGGSTNVVIRGTTSLTGNNQALWVVDGIILNNDNTNTSDQKSSGNKGGYDYGNAASDINPDDIETMNVLKGAAATALYGSRASNGVIIVTLKKGSKAKGGLGIDFSTGINVGVVDKETLPEYQNQYGGGYGSFGSTVDLGSGSHPSVSIEDASWGPKFDPSVLVYNWTSFYPNLPTCGKLSPYTAVKKNPNSFYQNSLTYINNIAISGSNDQGDFRFGYTNYNQQQGILPNSNNRKDNFNFSASYKIAPKTRISASSNYMKSDAIGMNETGYGDGGNNYLSSVRQWYSTSADFGDLKEAYELTGKNITWNVQSPTKLTVLFHDNPYFQRYNNYNSMKRDRFFGNVILKTEVTNWFDIMGRGAVDFYHQLQEERIAVGSKRTSNGLGQYSRYDKNFREINLDLVLNFKTAITEGLNFTGMLGGNSRRSVLNSIYAETNGGLVVPGIYALTNSINLINYPGEAEQTIGTNSIYGTANFAYLDTFFVEGTYRIDQSSTLPKANNTYSYPSITGTYIFSNHIKADWLSFGKLRLNYAETGNDAQFAVTSPRYSKNNNFGPNGIRFSTEDSRSNSDLKSELTKGFEAGLELKFFKNRLGVDFSYYKTNTTNQILSIETPTQTGYTRAWINGGDVQNKGFELTVNATPIKTNNFTWQATVNWSTNKNEVISLAGANQISLGGFQGISYVAEVGKPVGQLVGSGYTYLNGQRVINSNGTYQKTSGVVIGDVNPDWIGGFNNVLTYKNISFNFLIDVKKGGDVYSLDQQFGHQTGIYESTVSKNHNGVPQREPVANGGGVLLNGVQADGAPNTVVAEIADAAGYDFYGSMPQQEYVYDASYVKLREVGLSYRFPKRFLTNTFINNMVFAVNGSNLWIIHKNLPYADPEAGASSGNLQGFQSGVLPTTKEYSFTLKVQF; encoded by the coding sequence ATGAAATTCAAGATTAATGTTAGAAAAATTGCAGTACTCTTTTTTGTGCTGTTGACGAAACTGACCTTTGCCCAAGATCGGGTGGTGTCAGGAATTGTTTCAGATGAGAATGGAATTCCATTGCCAGGTGTTGGAATACTGGTAAAAGGAACTCAAACAGGTTCTCAGACTGATTTTGATGGGAAATATTCAATAAAAGCTGATGCAAATGCGGTACTTGTGTTTAGTTTTATTGGAATGCAAACTAAAGAAGTTCCGGCTCGTAGTAATAGCGTAAACGTAAAAATGTCTGCAGGATCTACGCAATTGCAGGAAATTGTAGTTACAGCATTGGGACTTAAAAGAGAGAAAAAATCTTTGGGTTATGCTACGCAAGAAATAAATGGAGATCAGCTTACAAAAATAAATACTGGTAACGTTTCGAATAATATTTCAGGAAAAATTGCGGGTGTACAAATTAGAAGAAATAATAATATTGGAGGATCTACAAACGTTGTCATTCGTGGTACAACTTCTTTGACAGGAAACAATCAGGCCTTGTGGGTTGTGGATGGAATTATATTAAACAATGACAACACCAATACAAGTGACCAGAAATCAAGTGGTAATAAAGGAGGATATGATTATGGTAATGCTGCCTCAGATATAAACCCTGATGATATTGAAACCATGAACGTTTTAAAAGGTGCTGCAGCAACAGCGTTATATGGATCAAGAGCTTCAAATGGAGTTATTATCGTAACACTTAAAAAAGGCAGCAAAGCTAAAGGAGGTTTAGGTATAGATTTCAGCACCGGAATAAACGTTGGGGTGGTTGATAAAGAAACATTGCCAGAATATCAAAACCAATATGGTGGAGGATATGGATCTTTTGGATCAACTGTAGATTTAGGGAGCGGTTCTCATCCGTCTGTAAGTATAGAAGATGCTTCTTGGGGGCCAAAATTTGATCCTTCTGTTTTGGTGTACAATTGGACTTCTTTTTATCCTAATCTACCAACTTGTGGGAAATTATCACCTTATACAGCGGTAAAAAAGAATCCAAACAGTTTTTATCAAAACAGTTTAACTTATATCAATAATATCGCTATTTCTGGTTCGAATGATCAGGGTGATTTTAGATTTGGTTACACTAACTACAATCAGCAGCAAGGAATTCTGCCTAATAGCAATAACAGAAAAGATAATTTTAATTTTTCTGCTAGCTATAAAATTGCGCCAAAAACTAGAATTTCAGCATCATCAAATTATATGAAATCAGATGCGATTGGTATGAATGAGACTGGATATGGAGATGGCGGAAACAACTATTTGAGCAGTGTAAGACAATGGTACAGTACAAGTGCTGATTTTGGTGATCTTAAAGAGGCTTACGAATTAACAGGTAAAAATATAACATGGAATGTGCAATCGCCAACTAAGTTGACCGTTTTGTTTCATGATAATCCGTATTTTCAGCGTTATAACAATTACAACTCGATGAAAAGAGATCGTTTCTTTGGAAATGTAATCTTAAAAACAGAAGTTACAAATTGGTTTGATATCATGGGGAGAGGTGCTGTCGATTTTTATCATCAGTTACAAGAAGAGCGCATAGCTGTGGGTTCAAAAAGAACATCAAACGGATTAGGACAATACTCTAGATATGATAAAAACTTTCGTGAAATCAACTTAGATTTAGTTTTGAATTTTAAAACGGCTATTACAGAAGGTCTAAATTTTACGGGGATGTTAGGAGGAAACTCTAGACGTTCTGTATTAAATTCTATTTATGCTGAGACAAATGGCGGATTGGTTGTTCCAGGAATTTACGCTTTGACAAACTCAATAAATCTAATCAACTATCCTGGCGAGGCAGAGCAGACTATTGGGACAAACAGTATTTATGGGACAGCTAATTTTGCTTATCTTGATACATTTTTTGTAGAAGGAACATACAGAATAGATCAGTCTTCTACTTTGCCAAAGGCGAATAATACTTATTCTTATCCTTCAATCACAGGAACTTATATTTTTAGTAATCATATCAAAGCAGATTGGCTATCTTTTGGTAAGCTGCGTTTAAACTATGCTGAAACAGGAAACGATGCTCAATTTGCAGTAACTTCTCCGAGATATTCTAAAAATAATAATTTTGGTCCAAACGGAATTCGTTTTTCAACAGAAGATAGCAGAAGCAATTCTGATTTAAAAAGTGAGTTGACAAAAGGTTTTGAGGCAGGTCTTGAGCTTAAGTTCTTCAAAAACAGATTAGGAGTTGACTTTTCTTATTACAAAACAAATACAACAAATCAGATTCTATCTATTGAAACGCCTACACAAACAGGATACACAAGAGCATGGATTAATGGAGGAGATGTTCAAAACAAAGGATTTGAGTTAACGGTAAATGCTACTCCAATCAAAACAAACAATTTTACATGGCAGGCAACTGTAAACTGGTCTACTAATAAAAATGAAGTAATTTCTTTAGCAGGAGCAAATCAGATTTCATTAGGAGGTTTCCAAGGAATTAGTTATGTAGCAGAAGTTGGTAAACCAGTTGGTCAGCTTGTGGGTTCTGGTTATACTTATTTAAATGGGCAGAGAGTTATTAACTCAAACGGAACCTATCAAAAAACTTCAGGAGTAGTGATCGGAGATGTAAATCCTGATTGGATTGGTGGTTTTAATAACGTTTTAACGTATAAGAATATTTCTTTCAACTTCTTAATAGATGTTAAAAAAGGAGGAGATGTATACTCTTTAGATCAACAATTTGGACATCAGACAGGTATCTATGAAAGTACAGTGAGTAAAAACCATAATGGAGTTCCGCAGCGTGAGCCTGTTGCTAATGGCGGCGGTGTATTGCTAAACGGAGTTCAAGCAGATGGAGCACCAAATACTGTGGTTGCAGAAATCGCAGATGCTGCAGGATACGATTTTTATGGTTCTATGCCACAGCAAGAATATGTTTATGATGCATCTTATGTAAAATTACGTGAAGTTGGGTTAAGCTACAGATTTCCAAAAAGATTCTTAACTAATACGTTTATCAATAATATGGTCTTCGCTGTTAATGGAAGCAACCTTTGGATCATTCACAAAAATCTTCCTTACGCAGATCCAGAAGCGGGAGCATCTTCGGGTAATTTACAAGGCTTTCAATCAGGGGTTTTACCGACAACAAAAGAGTATAGTTTTACATTGAAAGTTCAATTCTAA
- a CDS encoding S9 family peptidase, whose product MRKYLLLVLFICTSVFAQKIDINNLNWLPNSHSFWVNQDSNVVVYDVDKLDKQNTILSKAQLAAAGFTGEIEQLVWNDSKTKVLVYTNSKKVWRDNTRGDYWYFDLATGKGKQLGKNLDASSLMFAKFSSDNENVAYVSKHNIYVENLNSGKITPVTTDGTDKIINGTFDWVYEEELAARDGFRWSPDGKSIAFWRVDATSTKFHFMINNTDSLYPTIIPVEYPKAGDKPSSVKIGIVNIDSLQTNWLNIPGEPDNNYLVRMKWLSNESIMVVQLNRNQNQVTMYDCNAKSGAARVIYKEESKAWIDVFDTSAGEYDVFPCQFVDNGKAFLWSSDADGWMHIYKISLDGKSKELITKTNFDAYFKAYNEKTKTIYFIASPEDATQRYLYETNLSSKKTKRITPAIFDGTNRYVFSTDAAYARHTNSSISRDYNQRLIALSGHQKIYPKEADVFVAPRRNYSMEKFKVKTEDGVEIDGVMAKPLDFDPSKKYPVFFYVYGEPMASVANDKPYFNGFIAELIPKGYIGIAMDNRGTPVMKGTQWRKSIYKNIGIINTRDQAMAAKEVLKWNFIDSDRVAIHGWSGGGAVTLNLMFQYPEIYKTGIAIAAVTDQHFYDNIYTERYMGLPDENQAAYIQASPVTHAKNLKGNLLYIHGTGDDNVHYKNAEVLINELIKYDKMFDLMIYPNRSHSIDEGEGTEKHLVDTFVRFIEKNCPPGAK is encoded by the coding sequence ATGAGAAAATATTTGTTGTTGGTACTGTTTATATGTACATCTGTTTTCGCACAGAAGATTGATATTAACAATCTAAATTGGTTGCCAAATTCTCATTCTTTTTGGGTGAATCAAGACAGTAACGTGGTCGTTTATGATGTTGATAAGCTAGATAAACAAAACACTATTTTATCAAAAGCACAATTAGCTGCTGCTGGATTTACAGGCGAAATTGAACAATTGGTTTGGAACGATTCAAAAACAAAAGTATTAGTCTATACAAATTCTAAGAAAGTTTGGAGAGACAATACTAGAGGTGATTATTGGTATTTTGATTTGGCCACAGGAAAAGGAAAACAATTAGGCAAAAACTTGGATGCGTCATCTTTAATGTTTGCTAAGTTTTCTAGCGATAATGAAAATGTTGCCTACGTTTCAAAACACAACATATATGTTGAAAATCTGAATTCTGGAAAAATTACGCCAGTAACTACAGACGGTACAGATAAAATTATTAACGGAACTTTTGATTGGGTTTATGAAGAAGAACTAGCTGCTCGTGACGGATTCAGATGGAGTCCAGACGGAAAAAGCATTGCTTTTTGGAGAGTAGATGCTACATCTACCAAATTCCATTTCATGATCAATAATACAGATTCGTTATATCCGACAATTATTCCTGTGGAATATCCAAAAGCTGGAGATAAACCTTCTTCTGTAAAAATCGGAATTGTAAATATTGATTCTCTTCAAACCAATTGGTTAAATATTCCTGGAGAACCAGATAATAATTATTTGGTTCGAATGAAATGGCTTAGCAATGAATCTATTATGGTAGTTCAGTTAAATAGAAACCAGAATCAGGTTACGATGTACGATTGCAATGCAAAATCGGGTGCAGCGAGAGTGATTTATAAAGAAGAATCAAAAGCATGGATTGACGTGTTTGATACTTCTGCTGGTGAATATGACGTTTTTCCTTGTCAGTTTGTAGACAACGGAAAAGCCTTTTTATGGAGTTCTGACGCAGACGGATGGATGCATATTTACAAAATAAGCCTTGACGGAAAATCAAAAGAGTTAATCACTAAAACTAATTTTGATGCTTATTTTAAAGCCTATAATGAAAAGACCAAAACAATATATTTTATTGCTAGTCCAGAAGATGCTACTCAGCGTTACTTGTATGAAACAAATTTAAGTTCGAAAAAAACAAAAAGAATAACTCCAGCAATTTTTGACGGTACAAACCGATATGTTTTTTCTACAGATGCAGCTTATGCAAGACATACCAATTCTAGCATTTCGAGAGATTACAATCAGAGGTTGATTGCCTTGTCGGGGCATCAAAAGATTTATCCAAAAGAAGCAGATGTTTTTGTGGCTCCAAGACGAAATTATTCAATGGAGAAGTTTAAAGTAAAAACTGAAGATGGAGTTGAAATTGATGGTGTAATGGCAAAACCATTGGATTTTGATCCTTCAAAAAAATATCCTGTTTTCTTCTATGTTTATGGAGAACCGATGGCTTCAGTAGCCAATGACAAACCGTATTTTAATGGTTTTATCGCTGAATTGATTCCAAAAGGATATATCGGAATTGCTATGGATAATAGAGGAACTCCTGTAATGAAAGGAACACAATGGAGAAAATCTATTTACAAAAATATCGGGATTATCAATACGCGTGATCAGGCAATGGCAGCCAAAGAAGTTTTAAAATGGAACTTCATCGATTCTGATCGTGTGGCGATTCATGGCTGGAGCGGCGGTGGAGCAGTAACTTTAAACTTAATGTTTCAGTATCCAGAAATCTACAAAACTGGAATTGCGATTGCAGCAGTAACAGATCAGCATTTTTATGATAATATCTATACAGAGCGCTATATGGGATTGCCAGACGAAAATCAGGCAGCTTATATTCAGGCTTCTCCTGTAACACATGCTAAAAATCTGAAAGGAAATTTACTATATATTCACGGAACAGGCGATGATAATGTACATTATAAGAATGCAGAAGTTTTAATAAACGAATTAATCAAATACGATAAAATGTTTGATTTAATGATTTATCCAAACCGTTCTCATAGTATTGATGAAGGAGAAGGAACAGAAAAACATCTAGTAGATACTTTTGTCAGATTTATTGAAAAAAATTGCCCGCCAGGAGCAAAATAA